The sequence TGGGATGGGGAAGAgggtacacatggatatatccatACTTGGCACCACAGCACAAGGCCTTCGTTGGATAACGTAGACGTTACATGTGCATGTATCGTTCAACGCCTCCGGGCAGCTGTCTCCCTCTGAGAGTTGAAGAAGACGGCGGCGACCGGGAGGCCGAGGTCGTTCTCCTCCGCGAACCGGCGCGTGCTGAAGTAATCCCTGGAGGACGGCGGCGACACGGCCTGCCGTCGCTGTTGCTTGAAGAGAACAAAGACGAACCTGTGGATGCCGATGTTTGGACGTGGGCTTTCGTAGCTCACCATCTCCCTTCCTGCCGACACCATCAAAAGCATCACGTTGTAGTAGAAGATGTAACGATTAGAAATTGTGGTTGCTGCTCGTATTAGTCGTGAGTGCTGGTGATGGAACTATTGACGGTGTACATGCGTGGCTGACACAGAGGAATCGTTCTCAAGATCAAAGAATTCTCTCTCTAACTGGGAAGGAGAAGGGACCCACCGAAAGAAGCATCCGTGGTGCCTGGGATGTCAGTCACGATCCTGTGAGAGGCAAATACCAAATGAGTATAAAGCATGTCTCCTACTACGCATGCACGCCTGCATATCTAACCAGAAACTACATATGGTCATAATTCACAACTCATGATCGCGTTTCATCTTCATCCACCAACGTGAGGAATGGGATTTGGAGATCATTTACCAATGCAGGTGTTCCCTGAGATATGGATCGCTTGGCCCTGGTGCATCTGGATCTGCCATGACCTGGAGTCGTGGCACGACGTTAGTCCCTCAGATGCCAATTGATCTCTTCAACAAGGTTGGTCAGTGAGATGGAGTCTTGAGCTGGAAAGCATACCAGTGTGAAGAAGGACCTCATGTCGCCACCCTGGACCTCGACTCTAGGCTTTGACGTGACTGCAGAGGGGTAGAGTTCATGGCCATTGAAAACCAGCTTGTTGGAGTTGTATGTGACCAACATCTTCACGCTGGGGTTGAAGGAGTCCAGGACTTCTCCAATCACCCTCCCAACAACTAGAGGATCTATCAACCTGGACATACCTACAAGCAGAGTCTTCTGGCCACCAACTAGGAGCTGTGTGTCTGAGAGGGAGAAAGGCTTCTGACTGGGGAATGGAAGCGatactgtctatttataggcaaaAATTCCCGGATTTGGGTTGCCATACCATGGCGCACTTGGCCCGTTGCAAAGCTGTGTAGGATGGGCCACCTTGGTGACACAAAATATACGTCCAGATACACTTCTCAGATGCGTACTCTGAATAGCTTTGTCCTGTGGTGTCTGCCAACCTACTCTGATCCGACACGGTGCACTATTTATTTTGTGAGTTTCCAACAAGGGGAGGAAAAGATTCGGGGACAAAACTATTAGAATCTAGCTAGAACACTGTTCCTATGTAAAAGACACGGAACGATCTTCTTGCTGTATATCCAGAGCGGGAAATGAACTGTTAGAGTCGATGACCACTTCTTCATCCTGCTGTCTTGTGTACCTTGTCAAATTATTGGAGATCGACTCTATGGGTCTTTCACCTCATCGAGTTTTATAGAGACACTTATCACATGAATACTTTTTATGACTGATGTTTAGTTTCCCAACTATCTCGAGCTCCTGACGGTCACCATTTGATGATGGAAGATGCACCATCGAGCAGAAACTCGTGGAGGATCACTAAGTAAAAAACAGAGTGTTGAAAAGTCACCTGTGAAAAGTGGATTGTGATTCTTCTCTACGTATCGTTCTTCTTAAAAGTGTGGTGATTAGGGGGCTCAACATGTCTATCATGTTTCTCCACTTTACCGAGCACAAAATATTTGGACTTCCAAATCTGCAACCTACAAATTCCCACCTATTTCATCCAAGGAAAAAAGGTAGGACTAGTGAGTTGGGTGTTGCAGGAACCTCCCAGAACTGCACTGCCGCAAGCAGACTCGCCCCCTCCAATGCTGGATGAGTCCCACCATTGTCATGATGAAGGCATAAAGGGACTCCACTCCACAAAGTGGCGTTCTAGTGCTGAGCATGTCAATCCAGAGTAAAgagatcccatggtccttgatgcATCAAAAAAGGGTATTGGTTTCCAAAACTGGTTGAGCAAAGTACTTTGTGATGGTACAGAATCATGTTTCGCATCCAATGAGCCATGCTCTTATCCTTTGCTGCGATCGTGCATTAAACTATCGAGGTTCTTGCAGCCTGCAAGTGGAGTGGCTTTAGAGCCAGAAGTGAAGCCTAGATATGGTCTTGTGTCCATGGCTACAGATCTTACGGATTGCTTTTGGTACTCTACCTCTTCGTACAACATAAAGAGGTCCACAGTACTGCTTGCAGTGCTGTCAGCTCGACGCTTATTCCAG comes from Musa acuminata AAA Group cultivar baxijiao chromosome BXJ3-3, Cavendish_Baxijiao_AAA, whole genome shotgun sequence and encodes:
- the LOC135632475 gene encoding CEN-like protein 2, producing the protein MSRLIDPLVVGRVIGEVLDSFNPSVKMLVTYNSNKLVFNGHELYPSAVTSKPRVEVQGGDMRSFFTLVMADPDAPGPSDPYLREHLHWIVTDIPGTTDASFGREMVSYESPRPNIGIHRFVFVLFKQQRRQAVSPPSSRDYFSTRRFAEENDLGLPVAAVFFNSQRETAARRR